GCTTCGGTTGGACCTCACTGCGGCCCGGGCTGTCCGGCTTCGGCGCCGCCGTGCTGGTCACCACGCTGTCCTACTATCCGCTGGTCTACCTGCCGATCGCGGCCGCGCTACGCGGCACCGACCCGGCCTATGAGGAGACCGCCCGGTCGCTGGGCCTCGGCCCGTGGCGGGCGTTCGCCCGGGCCACCCTGCCGCGGTTGCGGCCGGCCGCGCTCGGCAGCGCGCTGCTGGTCGGCCTGCACCTGCTGGCCGAGTTCGGCGCCATCCAGTCACTGCGCTTCGACACGTTCACGACCGCGATCTACGACCAATACCAATCCACATTCGACGGTACGGGGGCCACGGCGCTCGCCGGCGTCCTGGTGCTGCTGTGCCTGCTGCTGCTCCTCGGCGAACTGCGGCTGGCGGGCCCGGGCCGGATCGCGAGGATCGGCTCCGGCGCCAGCCGCCGCCCGGTGCCGCACCGCCTCGGTTGGCCGGCCCGCGTCGCCGCCGCCGGCGGCCTGCTGCTGGTCGCCGCGGGCGCGCTCGGCGTACCCCTCGGCATGATCGGCTATTGGTTGACGGTCAGTGCCTCCACCGCGTTCCCGGTCGGCGACCTGCTCGCCACCGCAGGCAGCACCCTCGGGCTGGGCCTGGCCGGCGCGGCCGTCACCACGCTCGCCGCCCTGCCCGTCGCCTGGCTCGCGGTGCGCCGGCCGGGCTGGACGAGCCGGATCATCGAGCGCAGCACCTACGTCGGCAACGCCCTGCCCGGCATCGTCGTCGCGCTGGCCCTGATCACCGTCGCGATCCGCTACCTGCCCGGTCTCTACCAGACCACCGTCATGCTGGTCGCCGCCTACGTGACGCTGTTCCTGCCGCGAGCGTTGGTCGGGCTGCGCTCCGCCCTTGCCCAGGCACCACCCGAACTCGACGACGTCGCCCGCGCGCTCGGCACCAGACCGGCGGCCGCGCTGCTCCGGGTGACCGTGCCGTTGATCGCGCGGGGCGCGGGCGCCGGGGCCGCGCTGGTGTTCCTCGCCGTGGTGACCGAGCTGACCGCCACGCTGCTGCTCGCGCCGATCGGCACCCGCACGCTCGCGACCGAGTTCTGGAGCGAGTCGTCGGCCATCCACTACGGCGCGGCGGCGCCGTACGCCCTGTTGATGGTTGTCGTCTCCGCTCCGATGGCCTATCTGCTCACCCGAGGGGACCACGAGGCGACCAGATGATCGTCAAAGCGTTGCGCAAGTCATTCGGGGACACTGTGGTGCTGGCCGGCGTCGACCTCGACCTGCCCAGCGGTG
This genomic interval from Asanoa ferruginea contains the following:
- a CDS encoding ABC transporter permease — encoded protein: MWYVVEGLVSAGGGVVDLVWRPRVGELLGNTVMLVLATTAACLIVGTGAAWLVERTNLPGRPFWTALMVAPLAVPAFVNSFGWTSLRPGLSGFGAAVLVTTLSYYPLVYLPIAAALRGTDPAYEETARSLGLGPWRAFARATLPRLRPAALGSALLVGLHLLAEFGAIQSLRFDTFTTAIYDQYQSTFDGTGATALAGVLVLLCLLLLLGELRLAGPGRIARIGSGASRRPVPHRLGWPARVAAAGGLLLVAAGALGVPLGMIGYWLTVSASTAFPVGDLLATAGSTLGLGLAGAAVTTLAALPVAWLAVRRPGWTSRIIERSTYVGNALPGIVVALALITVAIRYLPGLYQTTVMLVAAYVTLFLPRALVGLRSALAQAPPELDDVARALGTRPAAALLRVTVPLIARGAGAGAALVFLAVVTELTATLLLAPIGTRTLATEFWSESSAIHYGAAAPYALLMVVVSAPMAYLLTRGDHEATR